A genomic region of Bernardetia sp. ABR2-2B contains the following coding sequences:
- a CDS encoding sigma-70 family RNA polymerase sigma factor yields the protein MATPTVDTNYEEPNAELIEKVRLGSQKAQYQLYEKYVRAMYHVCVRIVGKGHEAEEVLQDSFVRAFMRIEEYRGDAAFGAWLKRIVINTSINFLQKKRIDLVSLDEMLVEPVVEQDCENDFAEINIQTGVSEKDAKHSSEISRVKEAINKLSDGYRIVLSLYLFEGYDHGEIGEILGISSSTSKSQYSRAKKRLRGLLAA from the coding sequence ATGGCAACTCCTACTGTTGATACAAATTATGAAGAACCTAATGCCGAACTAATAGAAAAGGTTCGATTAGGAAGTCAGAAGGCGCAATACCAACTCTACGAAAAGTATGTTAGGGCAATGTATCACGTCTGTGTCAGAATTGTGGGCAAAGGACATGAAGCCGAAGAAGTATTGCAAGACTCTTTTGTGAGAGCATTTATGCGAATTGAAGAATATCGTGGCGATGCAGCTTTTGGAGCTTGGCTCAAACGTATTGTCATAAATACTTCTATTAATTTTCTTCAAAAGAAGCGAATTGATTTGGTTTCATTAGATGAAATGCTTGTTGAACCAGTAGTAGAGCAGGATTGTGAAAATGATTTTGCAGAAATAAATATTCAAACAGGAGTTTCTGAAAAAGATGCCAAACACAGCTCTGAAATCAGCCGAGTAAAAGAAGCAATTAATAAACTTTCAGACGGTTATAGAATCGTACTTAGTTTATATCTTTTTGAAGGCTACGACCACGGAGAAATTGGAGAAATATTAGGAATTTCTAGTTCTACTTCCAAATCACAATACAGTAGAGCAAAAAAGAGATTAAGAGGACTATTAGCAGCTTAA
- the clpB gene encoding ATP-dependent chaperone ClpB, translating to MNFNKFTIKAQDVVQKASTIATSSQQQIIQTGHILKSALDADENMTKFLVNKLEVNVTLLNQVLDEYMVSYPKSSGAEPYLSNDSHAAIREAETYLKVFKDEFIAVEHILLGLLKGKDKTADLMREVGFNEDNLIKAIKELRGGRKVTDPNAESKYRSLERYSNNLTELARKGKIDPVIGRDDEIRRVLQILSRRTKNNPMLIGEPGVGKTAIIEGLAQRVVDGDVPENLKSVVIASLDLGMLVAGAKYKGEFEERLKSVIKEVTDSDGEIILFIDEIHTLIGAGAGGDSAMDAANLLKPALARGELRAIGATTLKEYQKYIEKDKALERRFQTVTVDEPTIQDAISILRGIKEKYELHHGVQIKDDALITAAQLSSRYIPDRQLPDKAIDLMDEAAAKLRIEMNSMPQELDEIRRKVMQLEIEREAIRREGDKEKNTILSREIADLRAIQDGLMGRWNAEKGAIDGIRETKKELENLRIRAEQAERAGDYGKVAEIRYGKITETEQKLAELQEKHEQQETEESMLKEIVTSENIAEVVSKWTGIPITKMLQGDKEKLLNLEAELGKRVAGQTEAIQAVSDAVRRSRAGVQDPNRPIGSFIFLGTTGVGKTELAKALAEYLFNDDNAMVRIDMSEYQERHSVSRLIGAPPGYVGYDEGGQLTEAVRRKPYSVILLDEIEKAHPDVFNILLQVLDDGRLTDNKGRIANFKNAIVIMTSNTGSQIIQNNFALATEKTDEQVEQLYEDTKIQVTELLKSTMRPEFLNRIDEILIFKPLSRLEIRQIVDLQLKQVQKRLDENGITLEVSKEALDYIGKIGYDPQFGARPLKRVVQREILNELSKEILAGKVTKDAPVGVVLENGKIAFVNSVFEG from the coding sequence ATGAACTTTAATAAATTCACAATAAAGGCGCAAGACGTAGTTCAGAAAGCCTCTACCATAGCGACCAGTTCGCAACAACAAATAATTCAAACAGGTCATATTCTCAAATCTGCTTTAGATGCTGATGAAAACATGACAAAGTTTTTGGTCAATAAATTAGAAGTAAATGTAACATTACTCAATCAAGTTTTGGATGAGTACATGGTTTCTTATCCAAAATCAAGTGGAGCAGAACCGTATCTTTCTAATGATTCTCATGCTGCCATTCGTGAAGCTGAAACCTATCTAAAAGTATTCAAAGACGAGTTTATTGCCGTTGAGCATATTCTTTTAGGGCTTTTGAAAGGAAAAGACAAAACAGCTGACCTTATGCGTGAGGTGGGTTTTAATGAAGATAATCTAATAAAAGCAATCAAAGAACTTCGTGGAGGTCGTAAGGTAACTGACCCAAATGCAGAATCGAAGTATCGTTCTTTAGAACGTTATTCGAATAACTTGACAGAACTTGCACGAAAAGGAAAAATAGACCCTGTTATTGGTCGTGATGATGAAATTCGTAGAGTTTTACAGATTCTTTCTCGTCGTACTAAAAACAATCCAATGCTTATTGGCGAACCAGGGGTAGGAAAAACAGCAATTATTGAAGGACTTGCACAGCGTGTAGTTGATGGTGATGTACCTGAAAACTTAAAATCTGTTGTGATTGCTTCTTTAGATTTAGGAATGCTCGTTGCAGGTGCAAAATACAAAGGAGAGTTCGAAGAGCGACTAAAATCTGTCATTAAAGAAGTTACAGATTCAGATGGAGAAATCATTTTATTTATAGATGAAATTCATACACTTATTGGGGCAGGTGCTGGAGGAGATTCGGCAATGGATGCAGCTAATTTATTAAAACCTGCTTTAGCTCGTGGCGAACTTCGTGCAATTGGAGCAACAACACTCAAAGAATATCAAAAATATATTGAGAAAGATAAAGCCTTAGAACGTCGCTTTCAGACCGTTACGGTAGATGAACCGACTATTCAAGATGCAATTTCTATTTTGCGTGGAATCAAAGAAAAATACGAACTACATCATGGAGTTCAGATAAAAGATGATGCGCTCATTACGGCTGCACAACTTTCTAGTCGTTATATTCCAGACCGACAACTTCCAGATAAGGCGATTGATTTGATGGACGAAGCAGCAGCAAAATTGAGAATAGAAATGAATTCTATGCCTCAAGAATTGGACGAAATTCGTCGAAAAGTAATGCAGTTAGAAATCGAAAGAGAAGCAATAAGAAGAGAAGGAGATAAAGAAAAAAATACGATTCTTTCAAGAGAAATTGCAGACCTAAGAGCAATACAAGACGGATTAATGGGACGTTGGAACGCTGAAAAAGGAGCAATCGACGGAATAAGAGAAACAAAAAAAGAACTAGAAAATCTTAGAATACGAGCCGAACAAGCAGAAAGAGCAGGAGACTATGGAAAAGTAGCCGAAATTCGTTATGGAAAAATTACAGAAACAGAACAAAAACTAGCAGAATTACAAGAAAAACATGAGCAGCAAGAAACTGAAGAGTCAATGCTCAAAGAGATTGTAACCTCTGAAAATATTGCTGAGGTAGTTTCAAAGTGGACAGGTATTCCAATTACCAAAATGCTACAAGGCGATAAAGAAAAACTATTAAACTTAGAAGCCGAATTAGGAAAGCGAGTAGCAGGACAGACAGAAGCTATTCAAGCTGTTTCTGATGCTGTACGCCGTAGTCGTGCAGGAGTTCAAGACCCAAATCGTCCGATAGGTTCGTTTATATTTTTGGGAACAACAGGCGTAGGAAAAACAGAACTTGCCAAAGCATTAGCCGAATATTTATTTAATGATGATAATGCGATGGTCAGAATTGATATGTCAGAATATCAAGAACGCCATAGTGTAAGTCGTCTGATTGGTGCGCCTCCAGGGTATGTAGGTTATGATGAAGGTGGACAGCTTACCGAAGCCGTCAGAAGAAAGCCATATAGTGTCATTTTGCTTGATGAAATTGAGAAGGCACACCCAGACGTTTTTAATATCTTATTACAAGTTTTGGATGATGGAAGACTAACAGACAACAAAGGTAGAATAGCAAATTTCAAAAATGCCATTGTTATCATGACTTCAAATACTGGTTCACAGATTATTCAAAATAATTTTGCACTGGCAACTGAAAAAACAGACGAGCAAGTAGAACAACTTTATGAAGATACAAAAATACAAGTTACAGAACTTTTAAAAAGCACAATGCGACCAGAATTTTTGAATCGTATTGATGAAATATTAATCTTCAAGCCTCTTTCAAGATTAGAAATTCGTCAGATTGTAGATTTACAATTAAAGCAAGTTCAGAAGCGATTAGATGAAAATGGAATAACCTTAGAAGTTTCGAAAGAAGCGTTAGATTATATCGGAAAGATTGGTTATGACCCACAATTTGGAGCAAGACCACTCAAAAGAGTAGTTCAACGAGAAATCTTAAACGAACTTTCAAAGGAGATTTTGGCAGGAAAAGTTACCAAAGATGCACCTGTTGGTGTAGTTTTAGAAAATGGGAAAATTGCTTTTGTGAACTCTGTTTTTGAAGGGTAA
- the hemC gene encoding hydroxymethylbilane synthase, translating to MAKKTIKIGTRNSKLAMWQAEHVQRLLESNGFATEIIAIETKGDKILHKAISKIGSKGVFTEELEKMLHTGKVDLAVHSAKDMASTLPKGLELIAYTEREKAHDVVVSYNSDFKLDAADKWLVGTSSTRRIAMLKHYYPNIRTTNMRGNLQTRMRKLEEGQCDALLLAYAGVHRMGFEDYIVDHLSLDEFTPQAGQGSMTIEVSSKINNHLRNDIRTIINDEKTEYCLLAERAYLKHLDGGCSIPSFVLAKLEGDTLQIDAGLISLSGKKIIRKSGKIHKDKGQELAIDLAKEVLDAGGDKILERIKNKK from the coding sequence TTGGCTAAAAAAACTATCAAAATCGGAACCCGAAACAGCAAACTAGCTATGTGGCAAGCAGAACATGTACAACGTTTGCTTGAATCAAATGGCTTTGCTACTGAAATAATTGCTATCGAAACCAAAGGAGACAAAATTTTACACAAAGCAATCTCCAAAATTGGTAGTAAAGGCGTTTTTACGGAAGAACTTGAAAAAATGCTACACACAGGCAAAGTAGATTTGGCTGTTCATAGTGCAAAAGATATGGCATCAACACTTCCAAAGGGACTGGAATTAATAGCCTATACAGAGCGAGAAAAAGCACATGATGTAGTAGTTAGTTATAATTCTGATTTTAAGCTAGATGCTGCTGATAAATGGCTTGTAGGGACTTCTTCTACACGTAGAATAGCGATGCTCAAGCATTACTATCCAAATATCAGAACTACAAATATGCGTGGAAACCTACAAACACGTATGAGAAAATTAGAAGAAGGACAATGTGATGCACTACTTTTGGCGTATGCAGGTGTCCATAGAATGGGTTTTGAAGATTATATTGTCGATCATCTTTCATTAGATGAGTTTACACCACAAGCAGGACAAGGCTCAATGACTATTGAGGTTTCTTCTAAAATAAATAATCATCTCAGAAATGATATTCGTACGATTATTAATGATGAGAAAACAGAATACTGTCTGCTTGCCGAACGTGCTTATCTGAAGCATTTAGATGGTGGTTGTAGTATTCCTTCTTTTGTATTGGCAAAGTTGGAAGGTGATACGCTTCAAATAGATGCAGGTTTGATTAGTCTTAGTGGTAAAAAAATTATTCGTAAGTCAGGCAAAATCCATAAAGATAAGGGACAAGAACTAGCCATAGACTTAGCAAAAGAAGTATTAGACGCTGGTGGAGATAAAATCTTGGAAAGAATCAAAAACAAAAAGTAA